The Bacteroidota bacterium genome includes a window with the following:
- a CDS encoding saccharopine dehydrogenase NADP-binding domain-containing protein, with translation MDSATTVFLYGAYGYTAKLLIIELLSKGIRPLLGGRNAGKLKEVATEHGLEFVAGKAEDVAAVLGQHPDIKLVVNCAGPFVDTFEGVASACIAHKAHYIDITGEIEVFEKACAWDAKASDAGILLMPGTGFDVVPSDCLALHLKERMADATSLELAFYGTGGVSRGTALTMVRGIGKGGAIRKDGKIMPVPMNYSTKELEFFGKKKICTAIPWGDVSTAYFTTGIPNIVVYTVLPKSSGGFSKVIGGLEKIPVLNLIPKAIHGLIRAFMSGPNAEVREKAKSYLIGEVKNAAGKVARARLKTREGYTLTAFTCANITERILKGDFKTGFQTPAACYGKGLILEVEGTVLEDC, from the coding sequence ATGGATTCAGCAACAACGGTTTTTCTTTACGGTGCCTATGGCTACACGGCCAAACTGCTCATCATTGAGCTCCTCTCAAAAGGCATCCGTCCGCTGTTGGGCGGACGCAATGCGGGAAAGCTGAAGGAAGTTGCAACCGAGCATGGTCTGGAATTTGTTGCTGGCAAGGCGGAAGATGTGGCGGCGGTCTTGGGGCAGCATCCCGATATCAAATTGGTGGTGAATTGCGCGGGGCCATTTGTGGACACCTTCGAAGGCGTCGCATCTGCCTGCATCGCCCACAAAGCGCATTACATCGACATCACCGGCGAAATTGAAGTTTTTGAAAAGGCGTGCGCCTGGGACGCAAAGGCAAGCGATGCCGGAATTTTGCTCATGCCGGGCACCGGCTTTGACGTGGTCCCTTCGGATTGCCTGGCGTTGCATTTGAAAGAACGCATGGCCGACGCGACTTCCTTGGAACTGGCATTTTACGGAACCGGCGGCGTTTCACGCGGCACCGCGCTAACGATGGTTCGCGGCATCGGCAAGGGAGGCGCCATTCGCAAGGACGGCAAGATCATGCCTGTCCCCATGAATTACAGCACCAAGGAGCTCGAATTCTTTGGGAAGAAAAAAATCTGCACGGCCATTCCTTGGGGCGACGTCTCAACGGCCTACTTTACCACGGGCATTCCCAACATTGTCGTGTACACCGTTTTGCCCAAAAGCAGCGGCGGCTTCTCCAAAGTAATCGGCGGCCTGGAGAAAATCCCCGTTCTAAACCTCATCCCCAAAGCCATTCACGGCCTCATCCGCGCCTTCATGTCGGGTCCGAATGCCGAGGTCCGCGAGAAAGCAAAATCCTACCTCATCGGCGAAGTCAAAAATGCCGCCGGCAAAGTCGCCCGCGCCCGCCTGAAGACGCGCGAAGGCTATACCCTCACGGCCTTCACCTGCGCCAACATCACCGAGCGCATCCTGAAAGGGGACTTCAAAACGGGGTTCCAGACCCCAGCGGCTTGTTACGGGAAGGGACTGATCTTGGAAGTGGAGGGGACGGTTTTGGAGGATTGCTGA
- a CDS encoding SDR family oxidoreductase has protein sequence MNSFQSKVVVVTGAGSGIGRALAMAFAGQGARLALNDFNEQTLQETVAALPAGTGVFAATFDVSKKELMFQFADDVLEKYGKVDVVVNNAGVAIAGFRTDEVSIEDYEWIMGINLWGMIYGSLAFLPHLRKQQESALVNVSSIFGLHGIPVQAPYVTTKFAIRGFTESLALEEQVHGTGVTVSSVHPGGIKTNIARASKGAEVDPQAIAEFEKQFRTTPERAAAIILRGIRKKKSRILVGTDAHIFHFAAHRMRFLLRYFLKRGLKKTVGKA, from the coding sequence ATGAATTCATTTCAATCCAAAGTGGTCGTCGTCACAGGAGCCGGTTCAGGTATCGGACGGGCCTTGGCAATGGCATTTGCAGGGCAGGGTGCGCGGCTCGCTTTGAACGACTTCAACGAACAGACCTTGCAAGAAACGGTCGCTGCATTGCCTGCCGGGACGGGAGTTTTTGCTGCGACATTCGATGTTTCCAAAAAGGAATTGATGTTTCAGTTTGCAGACGACGTCCTGGAGAAATACGGCAAGGTCGATGTCGTCGTCAACAATGCGGGGGTGGCCATTGCAGGTTTCCGGACGGATGAGGTTTCCATTGAGGACTACGAATGGATCATGGGCATCAACCTTTGGGGCATGATTTATGGCTCCTTGGCATTTTTGCCACACCTTCGAAAGCAACAAGAATCGGCCTTGGTCAATGTCTCGAGCATCTTCGGCCTACATGGCATCCCCGTCCAAGCACCCTACGTGACGACCAAGTTTGCCATCCGCGGATTCACGGAATCGCTGGCGCTGGAGGAGCAAGTGCATGGGACCGGCGTGACAGTGTCAAGCGTGCATCCCGGTGGCATCAAAACCAACATTGCCCGCGCCTCCAAGGGTGCCGAAGTCGATCCGCAAGCCATCGCAGAATTTGAAAAGCAATTCAGAACGACGCCCGAACGCGCGGCCGCGATCATTTTGCGCGGCATCCGCAAAAAGAAGTCGAGGATCTTGGTCGGAACCGACGCGCACATTTTTCACTTTGCTGCCCATCGGATGCGGTTTCTGCTGCGCTATTTTCTGAAGCGGGGGCTGAAGAAGACGGTGGGGAAGGCCTAG
- a CDS encoding T9SS type A sorting domain-containing protein, which yields MDTIQGVFIRSYELAYPFPFVGDTQLLRIHIDPQTGQLSDKNFLNFVALTYNAQTDLDGASTVAFPVNNPAMVYYQFHDIAPGNIAVAYDLVNQVRYTDTIHSDSLGIWIAGQANPGLIHLSTDAGILTPSISSGIGSDLSNTGNSANMVLITSRELDASAQGYRNYRQGSTVNPLNVKIVYTDEIYEEFGNGSPHPLAIKRFCKYAIDQWAVKPDYFLLWGKGKADIRSGGINHVPAYGEPVSDIMYVSSFTTLDPTTQAVIGRVPIQSDQQGFDYLDKLATYEGIADAPWMRNGVFVSGALDTTALVPINHYMDSVASDFRMGPMNGRAMSYSWLNAVLEDSSGIDQDSVINGGASVVYLFGIHHTYMGIDHPATYTNVERLPILFALTPLFCDFGHDTLSMGESWVLEPSKGAIAAVGYGSFAYLTPLGNWGEFFSEAAFRNQDSASLGYFVQAASDTFIQIWTDQVYLNHQRCMNILGDPSIHFRSSNFEVWPGDANDDLIANNQDLLAIGLAYGDTGAVRPNATLQWISQDATLWDSSFVGGTNHAHADCNGDGAVNDNDTLAILQNYGLVHNKTHGLLMGTTNDPELAIESLYDTVLDSSHVQLLVRLGTPQHPADSVYGIAWSVFYDPQIVDSATVEVDFDSCWVGQQGVNLLTLVQRMHALGRIDLALTRTDHQPISGEGIISRIGIVVIDNISGKMPGDTTYSPLAITVADARMINPLGRDLPLQGIDKVLTVQGTLSAPHLSPGKQAAVFPNPTRDEIYVQTASDSPAALRLFDLAGKLVLEQEFGASAHKRLHLGALRAGVYILKVTNAAGEFQVKVTKVD from the coding sequence GTGGATACAATTCAGGGTGTCTTTATTCGCAGCTACGAATTGGCATATCCATTCCCCTTCGTCGGTGATACGCAGTTGTTGCGCATCCATATTGATCCGCAGACCGGTCAACTCAGCGACAAAAACTTTCTAAACTTTGTTGCGCTCACCTACAATGCGCAAACGGATTTGGACGGGGCATCAACCGTGGCGTTTCCCGTGAACAATCCAGCAATGGTCTATTATCAATTCCATGATATCGCGCCGGGGAATATCGCCGTGGCCTATGACTTGGTCAACCAAGTGCGCTACACCGATACCATCCACAGCGACAGCCTTGGAATTTGGATTGCCGGTCAAGCCAACCCCGGATTGATTCATCTCTCAACCGATGCGGGCATCCTGACGCCTTCGATTTCGTCTGGCATCGGATCCGACTTGAGCAATACGGGCAATTCGGCCAACATGGTGCTGATCACTTCCCGCGAATTGGATGCAAGTGCCCAGGGCTACCGCAACTATCGCCAAGGCAGTACCGTCAATCCGCTCAATGTCAAGATTGTCTATACCGATGAGATCTACGAGGAATTTGGAAATGGTTCCCCGCACCCGTTGGCTATCAAACGTTTTTGCAAATACGCGATCGATCAATGGGCCGTCAAGCCCGACTATTTCTTGCTGTGGGGCAAAGGCAAGGCGGACATTCGAAGTGGAGGCATCAACCATGTGCCCGCTTATGGCGAACCCGTCAGCGACATCATGTATGTCAGCAGTTTTACGACGCTGGATCCCACTACCCAAGCGGTCATCGGTAGGGTTCCGATTCAATCGGATCAGCAAGGGTTTGACTATCTGGACAAATTGGCCACTTATGAAGGGATTGCCGATGCGCCTTGGATGAGAAATGGGGTATTTGTTTCCGGTGCTTTGGATACAACAGCATTAGTGCCCATCAATCACTACATGGACAGCGTCGCATCCGATTTTAGAATGGGCCCGATGAATGGCAGGGCCATGTCCTACAGTTGGCTCAATGCTGTTTTGGAGGATAGTTCAGGGATCGATCAGGATTCCGTCATCAATGGTGGTGCGAGTGTCGTGTACCTGTTCGGGATCCACCACACCTATATGGGAATTGACCATCCCGCGACCTACACCAATGTTGAGCGTCTTCCGATTCTGTTCGCATTGACACCGCTATTTTGTGACTTTGGCCATGATACCCTCTCCATGGGCGAATCTTGGGTTTTGGAGCCCTCCAAAGGTGCGATTGCTGCAGTAGGATATGGTTCGTTTGCCTATCTCACTCCCTTGGGCAACTGGGGCGAATTCTTTAGTGAAGCAGCATTTCGGAATCAGGATAGTGCCTCCTTGGGATATTTTGTGCAGGCTGCAAGCGACACCTTCATACAGATTTGGACGGACCAAGTTTATCTCAATCACCAGCGTTGCATGAACATCCTGGGTGATCCGAGTATCCATTTTCGCAGCAGCAACTTTGAGGTTTGGCCGGGGGATGCCAATGATGATCTGATTGCCAACAACCAAGACCTGCTCGCCATCGGCCTCGCTTATGGCGATACAGGGGCGGTCAGGCCCAATGCCACCCTGCAATGGATTTCCCAAGATGCCACCCTTTGGGATTCTAGTTTTGTTGGCGGGACCAACCATGCCCATGCCGATTGCAATGGCGATGGAGCTGTGAATGACAACGATACCTTGGCCATTCTCCAAAATTATGGCCTCGTCCATAACAAGACCCATGGATTACTTATGGGCACCACCAATGACCCCGAACTCGCCATCGAGTCCCTGTATGACACCGTCTTGGACAGTAGTCATGTGCAGCTGCTCGTGCGCCTCGGGACGCCACAACATCCGGCGGATAGTGTCTATGGCATTGCTTGGTCGGTGTTTTATGATCCGCAGATCGTGGATTCGGCCACGGTCGAAGTGGATTTTGACTCCTGCTGGGTCGGGCAGCAGGGGGTGAACCTGCTCACGCTCGTGCAGCGGATGCATGCCCTCGGGCGCATCGACCTGGCGCTCACGCGTACGGACCATCAGCCGATTTCCGGCGAAGGCATCATTTCCCGCATCGGCATCGTGGTGATCGACAACATTTCGGGAAAAATGCCGGGGGATACGACCTATTCACCCCTTGCCATCACGGTAGCAGACGCTAGGATGATCAATCCCCTCGGAAGAGACCTGCCCTTGCAGGGCATCGACAAGGTTTTGACGGTCCAGGGCACCCTTTCGGCACCGCACCTTTCTCCAGGAAAGCAAGCTGCAGTTTTTCCCAATCCGACCCGTGATGAGATTTATGTGCAGACGGCGAGTGACAGTCCTGCAGCGTTGCGGCTGTTTGACTTGGCGGGGAAGCTGGTTTTGGAACAGGAATTTGGAGCTTCCGCGCACAAGCGCCTCCATTTGGGAGCATTGCGTGCAGGGGTTTACATCCTGAAAGTGACGAATGCAGCCGGAGAATTCCAAGTCAAGGTCACGAAGGTGGATTAA
- a CDS encoding TonB-dependent receptor, whose protein sequence is MVSTLRVFLFALLMGITTFSFAQSSGQISGIVLDAEGNPLPFANVLLFSTQDSSMVKAGFSNEEGRYILTPIPAGNYWLKTQFTGYASDTSAPFAFAEGEQLERPSLKMAEVGTTVNEVQIQAERPLVTVKPDMLVFNVENTPNAIGENAFNLLRKAPGVVIDNNDNIMLLGKSGLRIYIDGKPSPLSAKDLANFLKSVQSNQIESFEIITNPSSKFDAAGNAGIINIKMKRDKNLGANATVDIGYARGMFNKYNGSISANYRNKHFNAFGSYSLATGKSRNWMDFYRVQSATSFDQYTSMIDDYQNHNFRAGIDFFAGKKSTIGVLTSGFISKTIGTNTSSTFIAPENTGIPTSLLEARTETDGGNTNLNYNLNYRYDGGNEVTLSVDADYGLFRIFNDIYQPNRYLDPIDTTILQVDRSFTSNAPSNIDIATLKVDYERPFLKGKLGFGAKGTYVKTNNIYDFFNLIGGVEEVDSFRTNTFDYTENVNAAYINYQTKIKKFAFQAGLRAEQTNSKGELMALIPTNDNTVERHYLNLFPSGGVTYDVNQKNSLSLTYSRRIDRPQYQNLNPFEFKLDELSYMKGNPFLKPQYTHNIELSHTFNYTLNTSVSYARTTDFFTEVIDTVESIRNFLTTDNLSTKEVATINVSYPFNITKWWSTYTNVSAYTIRQRADFGVGKVIDIQRSSASVFHQSNFKITKDFSAQLGGFYNSPGIWGANFRTNDFWGIDIGAQKSFFKGKGNLKLTLSDVLYTMQWSGDMQYGGLYSRGSGGWESRQIKANFTYMFGNSAVKNRKRSTGLDEEKGRAGGGGGMGR, encoded by the coding sequence ATGGTTTCAACTTTACGCGTTTTTTTGTTTGCCCTTTTGATGGGCATTACGACGTTTTCCTTTGCTCAATCTTCCGGTCAAATCAGCGGCATCGTCTTGGATGCCGAGGGAAATCCGCTGCCATTTGCGAATGTTTTGCTGTTTTCGACGCAAGACTCTTCCATGGTCAAGGCTGGATTTTCCAACGAAGAAGGACGCTACATCCTGACGCCGATTCCAGCGGGGAACTATTGGCTCAAGACGCAATTCACGGGTTACGCCTCTGATACAAGTGCGCCATTTGCCTTTGCCGAAGGCGAACAACTCGAGCGCCCAAGCCTCAAAATGGCCGAAGTTGGCACGACGGTAAATGAAGTGCAGATCCAAGCCGAACGTCCGCTCGTGACCGTGAAGCCTGACATGCTGGTCTTCAATGTCGAAAACACCCCCAACGCCATCGGAGAGAATGCCTTCAACCTCCTGCGCAAAGCGCCAGGCGTGGTGATCGACAACAACGACAACATCATGTTGCTCGGCAAAAGCGGCTTGCGCATCTACATTGACGGCAAACCCTCACCCTTGAGCGCCAAAGACCTTGCCAACTTCCTGAAAAGCGTCCAAAGCAATCAAATCGAATCCTTTGAGATCATCACCAACCCGAGTTCGAAGTTTGACGCAGCTGGCAATGCAGGCATCATCAACATCAAAATGAAGCGCGACAAAAACCTCGGCGCCAATGCCACGGTGGATATCGGCTATGCCCGCGGCATGTTCAACAAATACAACGGCTCCATCAGTGCCAACTACCGCAACAAACACTTTAACGCATTTGGCTCCTATAGCCTCGCAACGGGGAAAAGCCGGAATTGGATGGACTTTTACCGCGTGCAGAGCGCAACATCCTTCGATCAATACACATCAATGATCGACGACTACCAGAACCACAATTTCCGCGCCGGCATCGACTTCTTTGCAGGCAAAAAGAGCACGATTGGCGTTTTGACCTCCGGATTCATTTCCAAGACAATCGGCACCAATACCTCCTCGACCTTCATCGCGCCCGAAAACACCGGCATTCCCACGAGCTTGCTCGAAGCGCGCACGGAAACCGACGGCGGCAATACGAACCTCAACTACAATCTCAACTATCGGTATGACGGCGGCAATGAAGTGACGTTAAGTGTCGATGCTGACTACGGCCTTTTTCGCATCTTCAACGACATCTATCAGCCTAACCGCTACCTCGATCCGATAGACACGACCATTTTGCAAGTCGACCGATCATTTACCAGCAACGCCCCTTCCAACATCGACATTGCAACCTTGAAAGTGGACTACGAACGCCCATTTTTGAAAGGAAAGCTGGGATTTGGTGCCAAAGGCACCTACGTCAAAACCAACAATATCTACGATTTTTTCAACCTGATCGGAGGCGTGGAGGAAGTCGATTCTTTCCGGACGAATACATTTGACTACACGGAAAATGTCAATGCGGCCTACATCAACTACCAGACAAAAATCAAAAAATTTGCCTTCCAAGCAGGTTTGCGCGCAGAACAAACCAATTCGAAGGGAGAATTGATGGCCTTGATTCCTACGAATGACAATACGGTGGAGCGCCATTACCTCAACCTGTTCCCTTCGGGCGGGGTAACGTATGACGTAAATCAAAAGAATTCGCTGAGCCTGACCTACAGCCGTCGCATCGACCGGCCGCAGTACCAAAACTTGAACCCGTTTGAGTTCAAACTCGACGAATTGAGCTACATGAAAGGCAATCCTTTCCTGAAGCCGCAGTACACCCACAACATCGAGTTGAGCCATACCTTCAATTACACCTTGAACACCAGCGTTTCCTACGCGCGAACGACCGACTTTTTTACCGAAGTCATCGATACCGTGGAGTCGATCCGCAACTTCCTCACGACCGACAATCTCAGTACCAAAGAGGTCGCCACCATCAACGTCAGCTACCCCTTCAACATCACCAAATGGTGGAGCACTTACACCAATGTCAGTGCCTACACCATCAGGCAACGCGCCGACTTTGGTGTGGGCAAGGTGATCGACATTCAGCGCAGTTCGGCGTCGGTGTTCCATCAGAGCAACTTCAAGATCACCAAAGACTTCTCCGCGCAACTCGGCGGATTTTACAACAGCCCTGGCATTTGGGGCGCCAATTTCCGCACGAATGACTTCTGGGGAATCGACATCGGCGCACAAAAAAGCTTCTTCAAAGGCAAAGGGAATTTGAAATTGACTTTGAGCGACGTGCTCTACACCATGCAATGGAGCGGCGACATGCAGTACGGCGGATTGTATTCCAGAGGCAGCGGCGGATGGGAAAGCCGTCAGATCAAAGCCAATTTCACCTACATGTTTGGCAACAGCGCCGTGAAAAACCGCAAGCGCAGCACAGGACTTGACGAAGAAAAAGGCCGCGCAGGTGGCGGCGGTGGGATGGGTCGATGA
- a CDS encoding glycosyltransferase family 9 protein — MAELEPQNIRQILVIQTAFIGDAILATAVLEKLHAHYPEAAIDFLVRKGNESLFVGHPFLRSVLVRDKKSGKGKSLWKVLRAVRQQRYDVVVNLHRFASSGIIAAFSGAGHVCGFDKNPFAWRYDCKVPHVIGTQPGSPHEVERNQSVIAHLTDANAAKPRLYPSRDDFDAVRNDAPYICIAPTSVWFTKQWPAEKWVALIQAIEPTISIALLGAATDREVCESIAQASGHPQVRVFAGKLSLLQSAALMRGAIMNYVNDSAPMHLCSAMDAPVTAIYCSTVPEFGFGPLSTVSRVVETAALLDCRPCGLHGFRDCPKGHFRCAEIAVDSVKSV, encoded by the coding sequence ATGGCTGAACTTGAGCCCCAAAACATCCGCCAGATTTTGGTGATTCAAACGGCCTTTATCGGGGATGCGATCCTTGCGACGGCCGTCTTGGAGAAGCTGCATGCCCATTATCCGGAGGCGGCCATCGATTTTTTGGTGCGCAAGGGGAATGAGAGCCTGTTTGTAGGCCATCCGTTTTTGCGGAGTGTTTTGGTGCGCGACAAAAAATCAGGCAAGGGCAAAAGCTTGTGGAAGGTCCTGCGAGCTGTCAGGCAACAACGCTATGATGTGGTGGTGAACCTCCACCGCTTTGCCAGTTCGGGGATCATTGCGGCATTTTCGGGCGCAGGCCATGTTTGTGGATTTGACAAAAACCCATTCGCTTGGCGGTATGACTGCAAGGTGCCGCATGTCATCGGAACGCAACCCGGCAGTCCGCATGAAGTGGAGCGCAACCAATCGGTGATCGCCCACCTGACGGATGCGAATGCAGCAAAGCCTAGGCTTTATCCTTCGCGAGACGACTTTGATGCCGTCCGTAACGACGCACCTTATATATGTATTGCGCCGACGAGCGTTTGGTTCACCAAACAATGGCCGGCCGAGAAATGGGTGGCGCTCATCCAAGCGATCGAACCGACGATAAGCATTGCATTGTTGGGCGCTGCAACCGACCGCGAAGTTTGCGAAAGCATCGCGCAGGCGAGCGGGCATCCGCAGGTGCGTGTGTTTGCGGGCAAGCTCTCGCTCCTGCAATCGGCCGCGCTGATGCGCGGGGCCATCATGAACTATGTGAACGACAGCGCGCCGATGCATCTCTGCTCCGCGATGGATGCGCCGGTGACGGCGATTTACTGCTCGACCGTGCCTGAATTTGGATTTGGACCGCTGAGTACGGTGAGCCGTGTGGTGGAAACTGCGGCGTTACTTGACTGCCGCCCCTGCGGGCTGCATGGGTTTAGGGATTGCCCCAAGGGGCATTTCAGATGTGCGGAGATTGCTGTGGACAGCGTGAAGTCAGTGTGA
- a CDS encoding amidohydrolase — protein sequence MDLKTRLRSRAQEIWQETVDIRRRIHAHPELAFEEYETSALVKAQLTAAGIAFQENIAQTGVVGFVEGGLGAGKTIALRADMDALPILETNNVPYASKFPGKMHACGHDVHTSSLLGTARLLQENRDQFAGTIKLIFQPSEEKLPGGASVMIAEGVLDNPKVASIFGQHVMPGIAAGKIGMRRGIYMASADEIYLRIKGKGGHGAMPQACIDPVAIMAQILTSLQTVVSRMADPRLPSVLTFGKVIANGATNVIPGEVYLEGTYRCMDEPQRAKAHAMIEKMCVDIARSMGGDAEIEIKKGYPVLVNDDVLGARAREWAEAYVGAENVEDLDLWMAAEDFAWYTHQVPGCFYRLGTRDESRGIVHGVHTPQFDIDESALSLSTGLMAWLAIQELQHG from the coding sequence ATGGATCTGAAAACAAGGCTGCGCAGCCGCGCCCAAGAAATCTGGCAGGAAACGGTCGACATCCGCCGTCGCATCCATGCCCATCCCGAATTGGCATTCGAAGAATATGAAACAAGTGCCCTCGTCAAAGCCCAATTGACAGCAGCGGGAATCGCTTTCCAGGAAAATATTGCCCAAACGGGCGTGGTAGGCTTTGTCGAAGGCGGTCTCGGGGCCGGAAAAACCATCGCGCTCCGCGCCGACATGGATGCCTTGCCGATCCTCGAAACCAACAATGTGCCCTATGCCAGCAAATTTCCTGGAAAAATGCACGCTTGCGGTCATGACGTGCATACGAGTTCGCTGTTGGGGACTGCCCGTCTCTTGCAGGAGAATCGCGACCAGTTTGCCGGCACCATCAAGCTCATTTTCCAGCCCAGTGAAGAAAAACTCCCAGGCGGAGCCTCGGTCATGATCGCCGAAGGCGTGCTCGACAACCCCAAGGTGGCCTCCATCTTCGGGCAACATGTGATGCCCGGCATCGCAGCTGGCAAAATCGGCATGCGCCGCGGCATCTACATGGCGAGTGCCGACGAAATCTACCTGCGCATCAAAGGCAAAGGCGGCCACGGCGCCATGCCCCAAGCCTGTATCGACCCGGTCGCCATCATGGCGCAGATCCTCACATCCTTGCAAACAGTGGTGAGCCGCATGGCCGATCCGCGACTGCCTTCGGTGCTGACATTCGGGAAGGTCATCGCCAACGGCGCGACCAATGTGATCCCAGGCGAGGTTTATCTCGAGGGCACTTACCGCTGCATGGACGAACCGCAGCGCGCCAAGGCGCATGCCATGATCGAGAAAATGTGCGTCGACATCGCCCGCAGCATGGGTGGCGATGCCGAAATCGAAATCAAAAAGGGCTATCCCGTCCTCGTCAATGACGATGTGCTCGGCGCCCGCGCCCGCGAATGGGCCGAGGCCTACGTCGGCGCCGAAAATGTCGAGGACCTCGACCTGTGGATGGCCGCCGAAGACTTTGCTTGGTACACCCATCAAGTTCCGGGTTGCTTCTATCGCCTCGGCACCCGTGACGAATCCCGTGGCATCGTCCATGGCGTGCATACCCCGCAGTTTGACATCGACGAATCGGCCCTGAGCCTCAGCACAGGCCTCATGGCGTGGTTGGCCATCCAGGAATTGCAGCATGGCTGA
- the lptC gene encoding LPS export ABC transporter periplasmic protein LptC, with product MRTLLGLFLLIFCLLGCTRSKEEEAHLKLFDETTPTKEAFQVRFVFSEDAVVQAELEAPHAIEATENGQDIRIFDKGLHMIFYTKEGQKESELTSKHGTFKNQFNDALLYGDVVMLNSKGDRLTADTLYWNKIKNRIKAKPTIKNNRVTRPVMIHTATEIIYGDSLDSNTDFTEYKIFGITGSVNVKDEEL from the coding sequence ATGAGAACCCTTCTCGGATTATTCCTCTTGATCTTTTGCCTTCTCGGATGCACCCGCTCCAAGGAGGAAGAGGCGCATTTGAAGCTATTCGATGAAACCACGCCCACCAAGGAAGCCTTTCAAGTGCGGTTTGTGTTCTCTGAGGATGCGGTTGTGCAAGCCGAATTGGAGGCTCCGCATGCCATCGAGGCCACGGAAAACGGGCAAGACATTCGCATTTTTGACAAAGGGCTACACATGATCTTCTATACCAAAGAAGGACAAAAGGAAAGCGAGTTGACCTCCAAACATGGCACTTTCAAAAACCAATTCAACGATGCCTTGCTTTACGGTGACGTGGTGATGCTCAATTCGAAGGGAGACCGGCTCACTGCGGACACACTTTACTGGAACAAAATCAAGAACCGCATCAAAGCAAAGCCGACCATCAAAAACAACCGCGTGACGCGGCCGGTGATGATTCATACCGCCACGGAGATCATCTACGGCGACAGTTTGGATTCCAATACAGACTTCACGGAATACAAGATCTTCGGCATCACGGGATCGGTCAATGTCAAAGACGAGGAATTGTGA